A window from Cryptomeria japonica chromosome 1, Sugi_1.0, whole genome shotgun sequence encodes these proteins:
- the LOC131857790 gene encoding uncharacterized protein LOC131857790: protein MADKCTAEVVVACELTGNGAAAAESHVVEIPVDEEKQSSLPCSPAKQPLEEIADSKGHLLLLKLWQREEELIAHQMEVKESRIDSIHKEIFQLVCCYFVFNWIVLTLLFTAGSSAHTCTRWWIPCSISLITSVILICAILYKIVIRGRVHMGLQKDKANLRSVSKCIQELRMKGVSFDLSKEPQNAKRMKSSSVETRLNPLRWCSEFFVPIALSLISGLILCSSRYIVCS from the coding sequence ATGGCTGATAAGTGCACTGCAGAGGTGGTTGTTGCTTGTGAATTAACTGGTAATGGTGCTGCTGCTGCAGAGTCTCATGTGGTAGAGATTCCTGTGGACGAGGAGAAGCAGAGCAGCCTCCCCTGTTCTCCTGCAAAACAGCCATTGGAAGAAATAGCAGATAGCAAGGGCCATCTGTTGCTGCTGAAGCTGTGGCAGAGGGAGGAGGAGCTCATAGCCCACCAAATGGAAGTAAAGGAATCAAGAATTGATAGCATTCACAAGGAGATCTTCCAACTTGTTTGTTGCTATTTTGTTTTCAACTGGATTGTTCTCACTCTACTTTTCACAGCTGGCAGTAGTGCTCACACCTGTACCAGGTGGTGGATTCCTTGTAGCATTTCTTTGATAACCTCTGTGATTCTTATCTGTGCTATTTTGTATAAGATTGTCATTAGGGGAAGAGTTCACATGGGGTTGCAGAAGGACAAGGCGAATCTGAGAAGTGTGAGCAAATGCATTCAAGAGCTGAGGATGAAGGGCGTGAGCTTTGATCTGTCCAAAGAGCCTCAAAACGCCAAGAGAATGAAGAGCTCCAGTGTGGAAACCAGACTGAATCCTCTCAGATGGTGTTCTGAATTTTTTGTTCCCATTGCCTTAAGTCTCATTTCAGGCCTTATCCTGTGCTCATCCAGATATATTGTTTGTAGTTAG